The following proteins are co-located in the Microbacterium immunditiarum genome:
- a CDS encoding IclR family transcriptional regulator: MGGSNGQVSASQTLSRGIRILEILADARGPLSIDDLAARLGVHRSIAYRLVRTLEDHGVVARDASGRVQLGARMAALAAGVAHDLQAEALPELTAVANELGMTCFLAVLDRDECITLASVEPRHAVASVAQRPGARHSILVGAPSKAILSTLPESEWPVEVPPGLRAEIAQAAERGYATSHDEVIPTVQAVSVPLRLRSHRPAAIAVVHVAGPTDPASIAQRLSRSAAAIREALGG, translated from the coding sequence ATGGGCGGATCGAACGGACAGGTGTCGGCGTCGCAGACGCTGAGCCGCGGCATCCGGATCCTCGAGATCCTCGCCGACGCCCGCGGCCCGCTCTCGATCGACGACCTCGCCGCGCGGCTCGGCGTGCACCGCTCGATCGCCTATCGGCTCGTGCGCACGCTCGAGGACCACGGCGTCGTCGCGCGCGACGCGTCCGGGCGGGTGCAGCTCGGCGCACGCATGGCGGCGCTCGCGGCGGGCGTGGCCCACGATCTGCAGGCCGAGGCTCTCCCCGAGCTCACGGCCGTGGCGAACGAGCTCGGCATGACGTGCTTCCTCGCGGTGCTCGACCGCGACGAGTGCATCACGCTCGCGAGCGTCGAGCCGCGGCACGCGGTCGCGTCGGTCGCGCAGCGTCCCGGCGCGCGACATTCGATCCTCGTGGGTGCGCCGAGCAAGGCGATCCTGTCGACGCTGCCCGAGTCGGAGTGGCCCGTCGAGGTGCCGCCCGGCCTGCGGGCCGAGATCGCGCAGGCGGCCGAACGCGGCTACGCGACGAGCCACGACGAGGTCATCCCGACCGTGCAGGCGGTGTCGGTGCCGCTGCGGCTGCGCTCGCACCGCCCTGCGGCGATCGCCGTCGTGCATGTGGCGGGACCCACAGACCCCGCGTCGATCGCCCAGCGCCTGTCGCGGTCGGCCGCCGCGATCCGGGAGGCGCTGGGCGGCTGA